In Aquincola tertiaricarbonis, the genomic stretch GCTGGGTGAGGTGAAGTCGGGCGCGGCGCTGCCGCTGGCCCACCTGAAGAAGAAGTAGAGACCCTGGATGCCCCACTCCGAGACCCGACGCGGCCTGCCGCTGCTCCACCTGCTGCTGGCGCTGGCCGTGGTGGCGGTGTGGGGCACCAACTTCGTCATCATCAAGCAGGCACTGATCCGCCTGCCGCCGCTGCTGCTGGGCACGCTGCGCTTCGTGTTCGCGGTGCTGCCGGCCATCTTCTTTTTGCCGCGGCCCGCGGTGCCCTGGCGCCAGCTGGCGGCCTACGGCGTGTTGATCGGCGCCGGCCAGTTCGGCCTGCTGTTCATCGCGATGCGGGCCGACATCACGCCGGGCCTGGCCTCACTGGTGGTGCAGACGCAGGTGTTCTTCACCATCGGCCTGTCGATGTTCATCCACCGCGAGCGGCTGCGCGGTTTCCAGTGGCTGGCGCTGGCGCTGGCGGCCGGCGGGCTGGGCATCATCGCCTCGCACACCGACGCGCACACCACGCTGCTGGGCCTGGCGCTGGTGCTCACCGCGGCCATGTGCTGGGCGGCCGGCAACCTGGTGGCCAAGGCCGCCGGGCCGGTGAACATGCTGGCCTATGTGGTGTGGGCCAGCGTCTTCTCGGTGCCGCCGCTGCTGCTGCTGTCGCTGGTGGTGGAAGGGCCGGCGCTGATCGCCCACAGCCTGCAGCACGCCGACGCGGCCGCCTGGGGCGCGGTGCTGTGGCAATCGGTGGGCAATACCCTTTTCGGCTACGTGGCCTGGGCCTGGCTGCTGGCCCGCCACCCGGCGGCCACCGTCTCGCCGATGGCGCTGCTGGTGCCGCTCTTCGGCATGGGCGCCTCGGCCCTGGTGCTGGGTGAGCCGATGCAGCCCTGGAAACTGGGCGCCGCGGCGCTGGTGATGGGTGGGTTGGCTTTGAACCTGCTGGGGCCGCGGCTGTGGGCGCCTGGCAAGGGCTGATTGGGCCGCCAAGCTCGCTGCGCTCGCGTCCCCCCGTG encodes the following:
- a CDS encoding EamA family transporter; this translates as MPLLHLLLALAVVAVWGTNFVIIKQALIRLPPLLLGTLRFVFAVLPAIFFLPRPAVPWRQLAAYGVLIGAGQFGLLFIAMRADITPGLASLVVQTQVFFTIGLSMFIHRERLRGFQWLALALAAGGLGIIASHTDAHTTLLGLALVLTAAMCWAAGNLVAKAAGPVNMLAYVVWASVFSVPPLLLLSLVVEGPALIAHSLQHADAAAWGAVLWQSVGNTLFGYVAWAWLLARHPAATVSPMALLVPLFGMGASALVLGEPMQPWKLGAAALVMGGLALNLLGPRLWAPGKG